A stretch of DNA from Bacteroidota bacterium:
CAAACAGGCCGAATTAAATGGGACTGGAATAATGAATATAAAAACCGGATGTTGTCTCCTGCAGCCTGCGTCCCTGTTGCATTTCACAACAGAGTTTATTTGGTCTCCCCCGACAACAAAATGACATGCCTGAACGCTGAAACGGGAGCGGTGGTCTGGCAATCCAAGTTTAAGGGCAAAAGGGTCAGGGAATCTATGGGCGTTTCCTGTGATAGTACACTCATCTATGCTAAAACAATGGAAGGAAATATAATTGGAGTCCAGACTTCCACAACAGAAGGGAAAATAGTATGGAATGCCGGTATGAATACCGGATACGATATTGCCCCATCGGTGATATCTGAGTATGATGGGAAAGTTTTTATCCCTTCCGATAAAGGGATGGTTTATGCAGTGGATAGAAATACAGGGAAAATGTTGTGGGCACACAGGATTTCTTCCTGTTTGATAAACCAGATATTGCCTGTTGACAAGCATACGGTTATCTGTACTTCCATGGATGGAGTGATCACCAGACTATTTTATTGAAAAAGCCGGTCAGGGAACAGGGAAGTGCATTCAGCTTTATCTTCCGGGAAAATTTATTCCGGCTCATTTTAAAAATGAAGTAAGGTGGCAGCTTCTTGGTAATCAACAGATGAAATTTTTTAACCGGAATTAGAAATGTAAATGTATTAAGTATTTTTTGATAACATATTTGAATAAAATGATTATGAAACTTGAGATTATTTTGTAACTTCATAAACCAATCTAAATGAAAGGTTTTAATTATTTGAGCAATTTAAAAATTTATGAAGTTAGAGAAATCTTCAAATTTCAAGTTGAAAAAATTATACCTCGATTGTATCGATGAATCGGGAAATTGTTTCATTATCTACAGAGCTTGTCTGAAATTTTATTTTATCAAAGTGGCTTATTCTGCATTGCTGTTCTCAGACTTTCAAAATAAAATCACAGAAAAAACAAAGTTAAGAAAAATTGGCCAGCCTTTAATTAATGGGAAGTTCCTATTTTATGACAATCGTTTTTTGAAAATAAGTGGCAGCTGGCAAAGGATAGACGATCCTGTTTTTATTACCTTGTTTAAAGATCAAAAGGGAGAGAAGTTGACCTGGAATTGCCATCATTCAAAGGCATTGACGAAAATTGAATATGGCGGTAAGGTTTTTAAAGGTTTGGGTTATGCCGAAACCCTTTATCTTCCTGTAAAACCTTGGAAATTGCCGGTACAGGAGATAAAATGGGGACGCTTTTTGTCTGAATTTTACACGGTTATATGGATTCATTGGAAGGGCGAATATCCGGTGAATAAAATATTCTGTAATGGAGCTTTATATGAGGATGCTGTTTTTGAGGAGGACAAAATTTTATTTAATAAAGGGAACTATAACTTGTCATTTCAGGAAAGACATGTTTTAAGAGAAGGCCCACTAACAAAAGTATTGTCAAATATTTTCTTTTTGGAAATCATGTTAAAAAGTTGTATCTTTTCTATATATGAAAGGAAATTAAAAGCAAAGGCCATATTGAATTGTGGTGGGGATAAGTCTTTTAATGGCTGGGCATTATACGAAACAGTGACCTGGGGAAATGGAAAAAATTGGCAGTAAAATATTATATGGTTTCCTTTTTGTGGCAGTTGTCCCTGCTTTATTGGTTATTTGGGCAAAGTTTACAACTTCTTTGATTCGTTTGCCTCTTCCTGAAAATCCCATTTGGGGTTATTCCTTTTTCACAGTAGGATTAATTTTCATGATTGCGGGAATGCTTCATTTGTGGATATATGGCAAGGGCTTACCCATGAATGCCTTTCCTCCCCGGAATTTTGTGAAAAAAGGAATTTATGCATTCACCAAAAATCCTATTTATGACGGAGCTGTGATGGCCTCCTTTGGGTTATCCATCCTGTTGGATTCTTCATCGGGTTTCTGGCTGGTTAGCCCAATATTCGCATTGATGGTGACTGCCTATACCGTGGGCTTTGAAAAGGAGCATACACGGCAAATTTTTGGCAACCAGGATTACCGGACTTTTCTGACCTTACCCAAAAACTCTGATCATTCTCCCAAAATAGGACAAAGGTTGGCTGCATATTTTATTGCTTATCTGCCCTGGTTTTTTATTTATGAGGCTTTTATACTGGCCGGAAATTCAGGAGATGCTTTTTGTTCGAATTTTTATTTTGAAAACCAATGGCCTGTTTTACAATTCACTGTTGTTTTTTATGTTTTAACTTATCTGTTTGCATTTCTTATTCCATGGATAATTCAATCGGAAAAAGACTTGCGTTCGTTTGAAATTGATATTTTGTTTGCAACAATACTTTGTGGTTTAACTTATTTCTTAATCCCATCTTTTACCCGGCAAAGGTTATTTATTTCTCATTCTTTTTTGGGTAATCTTATTTTGCTCGATCGTTCATTCGATGGTGCTTCTGCCTCACTTCCTTCTTTCCATGTTATCTGGGCCTTTGTCGCTGCACGTTATTTTTCGCATAGTCTGAAAAAATTAAAATGGCTGTGGTATTTACTGGCTGTTCTTATTTCCATCAGTTGTATTACTACGGCCAATCATTCCCTGGCTGATGTTTTTGCAGCTATAATCCTGTTGGTAATTGTTTTTTACCGGGGCCGGATCTGGGATTTTATCCGGTTGCAATCCGAACACATTGCCAATAGTTGGGCTGAGTGGAGGTTCGGGCCTGTAAGGGTCATTAATCATGGTTTCTATGCAGGTGCTGCCGGATTTGCCGGTTCCTTGATAATAGGATCTTTTTTGGGCAGTAAATATTCTGCTGCAGGATTTGTTATTTGTATTTTTGGAATTGTGGGCGCCGGGCTCTGGGCTCAATTTATTGAAGGATCACCCAGACTGCAAAGGCCTTATGGTTATTATGGCAGTGTTATTGGCGGAGCTATAGGATGTGTGTTGTTGACCTTTATTTTTTCCCTCAACTTTTTTATTCTGCTTGCTGCAACTGCAATGGCTGCTCCCTGGATACAAATTCTGGGACGGCTGCGTTGCCTGGTACAGGGATGTTGCCATGGGAAGCCGGCTAAGGATTGGCTTGGAATAAGTTTTACCCATCCTTATTCACGCGTCAATAAAATATCGGGCTTGACCGGTATCCCTCTGCATCCGACCCAACTATATTCAATTGCCACCAATCTGATTACAGGTTTAATCCTGATCAGGCTTTTCAGGCTCGGACTGCCGGCTAATTTTATTATTGGGATTTATTTCCTGATGAACGGAATGGGGCGTTTCATAGAAGAAGCTTATCGGGGGGAAGCTCAAACACCTTACTGGGCCGGGATGAGGATATATCAGTGGATAGCAATAATTACTATATTGCTGGGCGCTGTTTTTACTGCAATTCCTGATATTAAGATGGTCCCTTTCCAATTTAATTTCCAGGCATTATATTGGGCTGCAGCTGTAGGGCTACTTTCAATTATTGCCTATGGTGTCGATTTCCCGCTATCAAATCGTCGTTTCGCCCGTTTAACCAGTGCATAATTATTAAAAGTATTTCCTGAAACCAATGTGTATTCAGGTTTGTTGGATATCATTTTGTAATAAACGCTCTTTCTCATGCTAAGCCTATCAATCCATATAAAGTAAAACTAGTTTGTTTCAATTAAAATTTACCTCTTATGAAAAGTAAACTTTTATTAACCGGGATGCTCTTTTTAGGCTTGTTGGGTGCCTGTCAGCGGTATGGCTATGATGATTATCTGATCAACACTGACAAATCAAAAGCCAATGAGATTAAGATTGCAGTAGTTTCTGACATCCATTACATGGATCCTTCACTGCTTGTACACGATGGCAGCGCTTTTCAGGCTTATCTGGCCCATGATCCTAAATTGCTGGTTCAGAGCGATACCATTTTAAGGGCCACCATTAAACTCCTGATTGCCCAACACCCTGACCTGGTCCTGATTGCAGGAGACCTTACAAAAGATGGAGAAAAAGTAAGCCATCAATCGGTGGCTAATCTTCTGAAGCAGCTAACCTGCAATGGGATTAAAGTACTGGTTACTGTCGGTAATCATGATGTTAGTAATCCTGAAGCTTTTAAATTTGACGGAGACAATGTCATACCTGTTCAAACGGTTACCCCGGCAGACATCCTTTCTATTTATTCTGACTTTGGATTTGGTAATGCTATATGCAAGGATCCTAATTCTTTAAGTTATGTAAATGAGCCTTTTAAAAAATTCTGGGTGATTGTTATTGATGCAAATGAATATTACAACAACACAACCCAAAGTACGGTTGCTGGCACTATTAAACCTGCTACCATGGCCTGGATAAAGGAACGTTTGGCTGAGGCAAAGAAGAAAGGAATTACAATCATCGGGATGATGCATCATAATGTTTTAGAACATTTTGTGGGACAAAGCGAAATTGATCCTGGATATGTAGTTGACGATTGGCAAACGGTATCTGAAGAGCTGATGAATGCCGGATTGACTATGATGTTTACCGGCCATTACCATTCCAATGATATTGTTAAACGTACTATAGGTAATAAGTTCCTCTTTGATGTTGAAACGGGTTCTATGGTTCAGTACCCTTGCACCTACCGGATACTGAACATAAACAGTAAAAAATACAGTTTTAAATCCTGGCCGGTCAGTTTGTTGCTGGGAAGTCAATTTGATTTATATGCCAAAACCTTCCTGCGGTCTCACCTGGATGGGTATTTTCATTATCTACTTGTTCATAATTTCGCGCTGACGGATTCTGCTGCCATGATTGGCGCTCCTTTGTATACTGATGCTTCTATAGCACATTTTTCGGGGGACGAAGTCCTTACTAACGAAGAATATGCTAAAATTATTTATTTCACCGGTCCTAATCCTGCAGGGAGTATTTTAGGCTCTATATTGTTGTCCCTATGGACAGATCCCAATACAAAAGACAATACGTTGACCATCAATATGGCTAATGGAAGTGCCAATTAAACTGAAACAATTAAAAGGAAACCGGCTCGGAAAACTGGGCCGGTTTTCCTGTTTGGATTTGATGAATTGGAAAGGATTGTCCTTCGAGAATTTCGAAGTCTTAATTTATTCAACTTATTAATAAGCTGGCAGACATATAGGTTAGTTACTTTTTATAAGGAATACCTCTGCGACTACAAAGAGTACTCAGGTATGATTAGTGAGTTTAGAAGGAAAAAATTTGGTATACATCTTTAAAACATCTGGCCAACAGCCGGAGTTTCCGAAATAATCCCTTCTGTGTTACTTATTCTTCCAGGGCATTTTTACGGATAAGGGCAAGGTCAAGGCTGTTGACGTTCCACTTTCTTATCTGGTCGAAAAGTTTTTGGGAATTATTCTTGTCTCCCATTTTTTTATACGCAATTGCAGTATAATACCAATCCATAGGATTTCCTGAAGCCAACTTGGAACATTCAATTGCTTTGTTGTAATCTCCTTTTTTTATCTGATAAATGATAAAAATAGAATGTAACTGTTTCTTTTCATTGGGATTTTTTCTCAGTTCGACTTTTTGTTTGCAGTTGTCGGATTCCAATTTTGCCTTTAAGAGTTTATCCTGGATGGTTAAATAATAAAAGCGACACAACATTGAACAGGTGTTGAGATTTTCTTTCTCAAAGTCTGAAAGTTTCGATTTTGCGATTAAGGCATTTGCTTTCTCAAAATATTTTATTCCTTCTGCCGGATTTCCGGATTCTGAGAGAATATATCCCTGGTATTTATAGGCAGCAAATTCTTCATTGACCAAATTTTCCTGTTCGGCTAATGCACGGTATTCATCGAAAACATTAACGGCTTTTTCCGTATTGCCTTCGTGTACATAAGATACGGCTTTCCAATATAAGGCTGATAATTTTGAGTCAATTGAAGGAGACTTGTCAAAAAATTCCTGGTAGTATTTTCTGGCTGTTTCAAAATTACCCTTAAAAATATAATTGTTGCCTATGCCAGCCATAGAGGATAAATAGTTGGGATCTTTTTCAAGGGCCTTTTTGTACTGTTCTATGGATGAATCATATTTTCCCATCTTCAATAGAAGTTCAGCATAGGAATCGTAAGGATTTGGATTATTCGGCGACAGCTTAATGTATGTCTGGAAAGCCTTTTCGGCTGCCTGGTAATTACCTAAGCCGGATTGGCAATACCCGATCATATTGTAAGCAAGCTCATAAGTCTTATCCAGTTCGGAACATTTTCTATAATGCTGAAGAGCATTCGTGTAATCGTTTTGGTAATAATAATAATTACCGGCCAGAAGCTGAACTCTTTTATCTGTATATAAAAGTTTTAACAGCAGATTGAGGTACTCTTTTTCTTTCTGATAGTCCCCAGTTGTGCGTGCCTGATAATACAATATTTCATATCTTTCTCCCTCGGAGACTTTGTTCACAAGCTTAACTGCCTGATCCAGATTTTGACGGAGAACATTATATCCGCCACTTGAGAATGAACGGTATAAATAAGCCATCGCAAAATCAGGATCTTTTTGAATGGCTTTGTCAAACAGGGAAGTAGCGTTGATGAATTCAAAGTCTTCGAATTTTGCCCTGCCGGCTATAAAATAGTTCAACGCTTCTTTGGAAGAAGTGGTTATGGGCATTTCTTTGTTCTCTGCCAGCACATTAAGTGGTAGTGTAAAAAAAAATAACCACATAATGGTTAAAAAATAATGGAATGTTTTCATTTTCTCCAGTTTGTTGGTTAAACATAAACTCCAAATTATTAAAAAACTATACCTCCTTTCGTTATTTTAAGGTTTAAGATTAATTAGTTATCTACTTGTGGATTTTTCTTCAAATTGACTTTAATCAAATTTATTAAAAATTCCAATTCCGGACAAGTTTCTTTTGGTAATTTGGTAATTAACAGTGTTTTAATCAAAAAATAATTTAAAAATGATGACCGGATAAGGCATCCGTTTTTCAGAAAAATTTTATAGAATAACGATTATTTATAATTGTTTATGTTATTACTATGGGAAGTGTTGATGATATCACATAAAAATATTAAGTTAGCTGAAATTATAAGTACATAGTGATTATATTTAACATATTTTGAAATTTTTATAT
This window harbors:
- a CDS encoding prolipoprotein diacylglyceryl transferase, which translates into the protein MEKIGSKILYGFLFVAVVPALLVIWAKFTTSLIRLPLPENPIWGYSFFTVGLIFMIAGMLHLWIYGKGLPMNAFPPRNFVKKGIYAFTKNPIYDGAVMASFGLSILLDSSSGFWLVSPIFALMVTAYTVGFEKEHTRQIFGNQDYRTFLTLPKNSDHSPKIGQRLAAYFIAYLPWFFIYEAFILAGNSGDAFCSNFYFENQWPVLQFTVVFYVLTYLFAFLIPWIIQSEKDLRSFEIDILFATILCGLTYFLIPSFTRQRLFISHSFLGNLILLDRSFDGASASLPSFHVIWAFVAARYFSHSLKKLKWLWYLLAVLISISCITTANHSLADVFAAIILLVIVFYRGRIWDFIRLQSEHIANSWAEWRFGPVRVINHGFYAGAAGFAGSLIIGSFLGSKYSAAGFVICIFGIVGAGLWAQFIEGSPRLQRPYGYYGSVIGGAIGCVLLTFIFSLNFFILLAATAMAAPWIQILGRLRCLVQGCCHGKPAKDWLGISFTHPYSRVNKISGLTGIPLHPTQLYSIATNLITGLILIRLFRLGLPANFIIGIYFLMNGMGRFIEEAYRGEAQTPYWAGMRIYQWIAIITILLGAVFTAIPDIKMVPFQFNFQALYWAAAVGLLSIIAYGVDFPLSNRRFARLTSA
- a CDS encoding tetratricopeptide repeat protein; amino-acid sequence: MKTFHYFLTIMWLFFFTLPLNVLAENKEMPITTSSKEALNYFIAGRAKFEDFEFINATSLFDKAIQKDPDFAMAYLYRSFSSGGYNVLRQNLDQAVKLVNKVSEGERYEILYYQARTTGDYQKEKEYLNLLLKLLYTDKRVQLLAGNYYYYQNDYTNALQHYRKCSELDKTYELAYNMIGYCQSGLGNYQAAEKAFQTYIKLSPNNPNPYDSYAELLLKMGKYDSSIEQYKKALEKDPNYLSSMAGIGNNYIFKGNFETARKYYQEFFDKSPSIDSKLSALYWKAVSYVHEGNTEKAVNVFDEYRALAEQENLVNEEFAAYKYQGYILSESGNPAEGIKYFEKANALIAKSKLSDFEKENLNTCSMLCRFYYLTIQDKLLKAKLESDNCKQKVELRKNPNEKKQLHSIFIIYQIKKGDYNKAIECSKLASGNPMDWYYTAIAYKKMGDKNNSQKLFDQIRKWNVNSLDLALIRKNALEE
- a CDS encoding metallophosphoesterase, whose translation is MKSKLLLTGMLFLGLLGACQRYGYDDYLINTDKSKANEIKIAVVSDIHYMDPSLLVHDGSAFQAYLAHDPKLLVQSDTILRATIKLLIAQHPDLVLIAGDLTKDGEKVSHQSVANLLKQLTCNGIKVLVTVGNHDVSNPEAFKFDGDNVIPVQTVTPADILSIYSDFGFGNAICKDPNSLSYVNEPFKKFWVIVIDANEYYNNTTQSTVAGTIKPATMAWIKERLAEAKKKGITIIGMMHHNVLEHFVGQSEIDPGYVVDDWQTVSEELMNAGLTMMFTGHYHSNDIVKRTIGNKFLFDVETGSMVQYPCTYRILNINSKKYSFKSWPVSLLLGSQFDLYAKTFLRSHLDGYFHYLLVHNFALTDSAAMIGAPLYTDASIAHFSGDEVLTNEEYAKIIYFTGPNPAGSILGSILLSLWTDPNTKDNTLTINMANGSAN
- a CDS encoding PQQ-binding-like beta-propeller repeat protein, producing the protein NNEIKGFVETIPKVYKRMILFGTWANHFYAIDSQTGRIKWDWNNEYKNRMLSPAACVPVAFHNRVYLVSPDNKMTCLNAETGAVVWQSKFKGKRVRESMGVSCDSTLIYAKTMEGNIIGVQTSTTEGKIVWNAGMNTGYDIAPSVISEYDGKVFIPSDKGMVYAVDRNTGKMLWAHRISSCLINQILPVDKHTVICTSMDGVITRLFY